One Lachnospiraceae bacterium C1.1 genomic region harbors:
- a CDS encoding glycosyltransferase family 2 protein produces the protein MQKKVSVIIPCYNVDGFLNHCWESLHNQTIGIENMECIFVNDASNDNELTLNKLKDIEKKYPDSVLAVNLDKNVGPGGARNIGLEYASGKYIQFLDADDELRLDACEKLYNLAERYSSDLIQFNHLYVLGKERRSSNNSRISKTYHIKNREERIPFLTASKVTYGCTNKFYKKELIDRVGSKFPEKLRYEEPLFVYPIFLYVKSITLLNEALYIYKFRDGSMVTSQLGKKLLDHAQVQLMLLEDCMKRENYNDYKEIIEIYFLWSFYCETIAFSAEYSDSFLPVDFYKYMQKICKTFFPDWRSNQYINLIPNGGIRMLDGLDIEFDLQYELDKYIAGMKGMI, from the coding sequence TTGCAGAAGAAAGTTTCAGTAATTATACCATGTTATAATGTTGATGGATTTTTGAATCACTGTTGGGAATCTCTACATAATCAAACCATAGGTATAGAGAATATGGAGTGCATATTTGTAAATGATGCTTCTAATGACAATGAGTTAACACTAAACAAACTAAAGGATATAGAAAAAAAATATCCTGACTCAGTTCTCGCTGTAAATTTAGATAAAAATGTTGGTCCGGGAGGGGCACGAAATATCGGTTTGGAATATGCATCGGGAAAGTATATTCAGTTTTTAGATGCTGATGATGAACTTAGATTAGATGCATGTGAAAAATTATATAATTTAGCTGAAAGATATAGCAGTGATCTTATCCAATTTAATCATTTATATGTATTGGGGAAAGAAAGAAGATCAAGTAACAATTCTAGAATAAGTAAAACATATCACATAAAGAACAGAGAGGAAAGAATCCCCTTTTTGACTGCATCAAAAGTTACTTATGGATGTACAAATAAGTTTTATAAAAAAGAATTGATTGATAGGGTTGGTTCAAAGTTTCCAGAAAAATTGAGATATGAAGAACCTCTTTTTGTATACCCAATTTTTTTATATGTAAAATCGATTACCTTATTGAACGAAGCCTTGTATATATATAAATTTAGGGATGGTTCGATGGTCACTTCACAATTGGGGAAAAAACTTCTAGACCATGCACAGGTTCAGCTCATGTTGTTAGAAGATTGCATGAAAAGGGAAAATTATAATGACTATAAAGAGATAATAGAAATTTATTTTTTATGGTCATTTTATTGTGAAACAATTGCTTTTTCCGCGGAATATAGTGATAGTTTTTTACCTGTTGATTTTTATAAATATATGCAGAAAATTTGTAAAACCTTTTTTCCTGATTGGCGGAGCAATCAGTATATAAACCTGATTCCAAATGGTGGAATCAGGATGTTGGATGGTCTTGACATTGAATTTGATTTACAATACGAGCTTGATAAGTATATAGCAGGGATGAAGGGGATGATATAA
- a CDS encoding DUF6492 family protein has product MDKELYDAYIVTTASDMERVKPLQDRMIRYLPVRYVYFVGSEEVGKLIEKEAEEGDIGEEALKKVRFLDENEILPFEEAACVMEECMQELLNGDPIPRGAVGWYYQQFLKYLIAYRTDNEYYLVWDGDTVPCKEFSMFSENGIPYLDTKHEFHEMYFEELGRLIPGMQKIFEQSFVAEHMLFKTDIVKKLISKIEANDDIKGRSFWEKIFYSLSAYELNGTAFSEYETYGTYIAYTDMFAYRMREWHSFRYGSMFFDINKISESDLEWLGHDFFAISFEKNQAPREDTRGIFDNPEYQKKLSAKQILLIAQREFDEGALKEKWD; this is encoded by the coding sequence ATGGACAAAGAGCTATATGATGCATACATAGTGACAACTGCATCTGATATGGAAAGGGTAAAGCCTCTTCAGGACAGAATGATAAGATACCTTCCTGTGAGGTATGTTTATTTCGTTGGCAGTGAAGAGGTAGGAAAACTGATAGAAAAGGAAGCGGAAGAGGGGGATATTGGGGAAGAGGCGCTGAAAAAGGTGCGTTTTCTTGATGAGAATGAGATATTGCCTTTTGAAGAGGCCGCTTGTGTAATGGAGGAATGTATGCAGGAACTGCTGAATGGGGATCCCATACCGCGAGGTGCAGTCGGATGGTATTATCAGCAGTTCCTTAAATATCTGATAGCTTATAGGACGGACAATGAGTATTATCTCGTGTGGGATGGTGATACAGTTCCGTGTAAAGAATTTTCAATGTTCTCAGAAAATGGAATTCCGTATCTGGATACAAAGCATGAATTTCATGAAATGTATTTTGAAGAACTGGGCAGGCTTATACCTGGCATGCAGAAAATTTTTGAGCAGTCATTTGTTGCTGAACACATGCTTTTTAAGACTGATATTGTAAAAAAACTTATCAGTAAGATAGAGGCTAATGATGATATAAAGGGTAGAAGTTTCTGGGAAAAGATATTTTATTCGTTGTCAGCGTATGAACTTAATGGTACTGCCTTCAGTGAATATGAAACTTATGGAACTTATATCGCATATACGGATATGTTTGCATACAGAATGAGGGAGTGGCATTCGTTCAGATATGGATCAATGTTTTTTGATATAAATAAAATTTCAGAATCTGATCTGGAATGGCTTGGACATGATTTTTTTGCTATTTCATTTGAGAAAAATCAGGCACCGAGAGAGGATACAAGAGGGATATTTGATAATCCGGAATATCAGAAGAAATTATCTGCAAAGCAGATATTACTGATCGCACAAAGGGAATTTGATGAGGGAGCCTTGAAGGAAAAGTGGGACTGA
- the csrA gene encoding carbon storage regulator CsrA yields MLTLSRRKNEAIVIDNNIEINVLEIRGDQVKIGISAPKEIAIYRKEVYKQIEEENRKSVDTETLNKLNELI; encoded by the coding sequence ATGCTTACATTATCGAGGAGAAAAAATGAAGCGATAGTTATTGATAACAATATAGAGATAAATGTCCTGGAAATCAGGGGGGATCAGGTAAAAATCGGAATTTCAGCTCCGAAAGAAATAGCGATATACCGCAAGGAAGTCTACAAACAGATAGAAGAGGAGAACCGTAAGTCTGTAGATACAGAGACTCTAAATAAATTAAATGAACTTATCTGA
- a CDS encoding flagellin: MVVQHNIAAMNANRNLGITVGNQQKSSEKLSSGYKINRAADDAAGLAISEKMRRQIRGLTQASANAQDGISAVQTAEGAIAEIQNMLQRMNELSVKASTDTLTSADRSYIQMEMTALSSEITRTASVTEFNNQKLLDGTFTGKSLQVGAESTSDNQIKVSISNLSATSLSVNTGKIKVTGNSGVNARSAIQNIKSALVAVSKMRASLGAIQNRLEYTIKSVDNTVENTQSAESTIRDTDMAAEMVRYSNNNILAQAGQSMLAQANQLNQGVLSILG, from the coding sequence ATGGTAGTACAACACAACATCGCAGCAATGAACGCAAACAGAAATCTCGGCATCACAGTTGGTAATCAGCAGAAGTCCAGTGAGAAGCTTTCATCAGGATATAAGATTAACCGTGCAGCAGATGATGCAGCAGGATTGGCTATATCCGAGAAGATGAGACGTCAGATCAGAGGTCTTACACAGGCTTCAGCTAATGCTCAGGATGGTATCTCAGCAGTACAGACAGCTGAAGGTGCTATAGCTGAAATTCAGAACATGCTCCAGAGAATGAATGAGCTTTCTGTAAAGGCATCAACAGACACACTTACAAGTGCAGACAGAAGCTATATCCAGATGGAGATGACAGCACTTTCATCTGAAATCACACGTACAGCATCTGTAACAGAATTTAATAACCAGAAGCTCCTTGATGGTACATTCACAGGAAAGAGCCTTCAGGTTGGTGCTGAGAGTACCTCTGATAACCAGATCAAGGTTAGCATAAGCAATCTTTCCGCAACAAGTCTTAGTGTTAACACTGGAAAAATTAAAGTTACCGGTAATTCAGGTGTAAACGCTAGATCTGCTATCCAGAACATTAAGAGCGCACTTGTTGCAGTATCAAAGATGAGAGCTTCACTCGGTGCTATCCAGAACAGACTTGAGTACACGATTAAGAGCGTTGACAATACAGTTGAGAATACTCAGTCAGCTGAAAGCACGATCCGCGATACAGATATGGCAGCAGAGATGGTTAGATATTCGAATAATAACATTCTTGCACAGGCTGGTCAGTCGATGCTGGCTCAGGCTAATCAGCTCAATCAGGGTGTTCTTTCAATTCTCGGCTAA
- a CDS encoding LicD family protein has product MRSLLQFPLEWFHSEIRDGFYVDGLMKCCWAAGMEVFKEVERVCSRHGLKIFADCGTLLGAVRHGGFIPWDDDLDFAMLRDDYMKFREYAKEELPDGYIVADYHELENDLLITWVANGQAIHTEEEWLQKYHGFPYPASIDIFPLDYISPDKEEEDIRKIVAKAVYDSGSAEKDENTTAEDLEEVIREVEELTGAEIDRNCSIRVQMYELAEQLYSLYGRDGAEEVALMYYWTKDNSHKYDIRLFDNIIRIPFENLEIPVPARYDEVLKIEYGDYMRIVRGQAAHNYPAYSAYETQLENLIDSGRIPYRFYYDKKSELKRKIDAEAKTDMTDRKKKVLFIPFNAESWNELDHIWEKLNSDNSNEVSVMPVPWFDRFAFGKNYEAHYDMEKLPEKLHIVDYKEYNLEKEHPDLIYFQNPNDFYDYTVMVHPDYHSDKLKMCTEKLVCVPYIIPKEIIASDKTALKTLEYLVRKPGIMNADLVIVPSENLRICYIEELVRFAGENSRYIWEEKIQAIEDCKEPCAVPEKEIDEALKEKIGNRKAVLYYISISSILANEDRFLRKIRDVFSIFMQSSDKITLIWYPDPMIRKSLPEMRPQLWEEYSQLVEEYSRLDFVINDENINSNTAVVMADAYYGDPGPYVEECRRLGKPVMIEDCSIVSGD; this is encoded by the coding sequence GTGAGGTCTTTACTTCAATTTCCACTTGAATGGTTTCATAGTGAGATAAGGGACGGTTTTTATGTTGACGGTCTCATGAAATGCTGTTGGGCTGCAGGTATGGAAGTATTTAAGGAGGTTGAAAGGGTTTGCAGCCGGCATGGATTGAAGATATTTGCTGACTGTGGAACACTATTAGGAGCAGTGCGTCATGGGGGCTTTATCCCATGGGATGATGACCTTGACTTTGCAATGCTAAGGGACGATTATATGAAATTCAGGGAATATGCAAAAGAAGAACTTCCTGATGGATATATTGTGGCGGACTATCATGAGCTGGAAAATGATCTGCTTATCACATGGGTAGCTAACGGCCAGGCTATACATACAGAAGAAGAATGGCTTCAAAAATACCATGGTTTTCCATATCCCGCAAGCATAGACATTTTTCCGCTTGATTATATTTCGCCTGATAAAGAAGAAGAGGATATAAGAAAAATTGTTGCAAAGGCAGTTTATGACAGTGGATCGGCAGAAAAAGATGAAAATACCACGGCAGAAGATCTGGAGGAGGTCATCAGGGAAGTAGAGGAACTTACAGGAGCAGAAATTGATCGGAATTGCTCGATCAGAGTGCAGATGTATGAACTGGCAGAACAGTTATACTCGCTCTATGGACGTGACGGAGCAGAAGAAGTTGCTTTAATGTATTATTGGACAAAGGATAACAGCCATAAGTATGATATCCGGCTTTTTGACAACATTATCAGAATACCTTTTGAAAATCTGGAGATACCTGTACCTGCAAGGTATGATGAGGTACTAAAGATAGAATATGGCGATTATATGCGCATTGTCCGTGGGCAGGCAGCTCACAATTATCCGGCCTATTCGGCATATGAAACGCAGTTGGAAAACTTAATTGACAGCGGAAGGATTCCTTACAGATTTTATTATGATAAAAAATCAGAATTAAAAAGAAAAATAGATGCTGAAGCGAAAACGGATATGACAGACAGGAAGAAAAAGGTTCTTTTTATACCTTTTAATGCTGAGAGCTGGAATGAGCTGGATCATATCTGGGAAAAACTAAATTCTGATAATAGTAATGAAGTGTCTGTCATGCCGGTTCCATGGTTCGACAGATTTGCATTTGGGAAAAATTATGAGGCTCATTACGATATGGAAAAACTGCCGGAAAAGCTTCATATTGTTGACTATAAAGAATATAATCTCGAGAAAGAGCATCCGGATCTGATATATTTCCAGAATCCCAATGACTTTTATGATTATACGGTTATGGTACACCCTGATTATCACTCAGACAAATTAAAAATGTGTACAGAAAAACTTGTATGTGTTCCATACATCATTCCAAAAGAAATAATAGCTTCAGATAAAACTGCGTTGAAGACACTTGAATACCTTGTGCGGAAACCCGGGATAATGAATGCGGATCTGGTGATAGTTCCTTCAGAAAATTTAAGAATATGTTATATAGAGGAGCTTGTCAGATTTGCAGGGGAAAACAGCAGGTATATATGGGAAGAAAAAATACAAGCCATTGAGGATTGTAAGGAACCATGCGCTGTACCCGAAAAAGAAATTGATGAAGCATTAAAAGAAAAAATAGGCAATAGAAAAGCTGTTCTTTACTATATAAGCATTAGTTCCATTCTTGCTAATGAGGACAGGTTTTTAAGAAAAATCCGTGATGTTTTTTCAATATTTATGCAAAGCAGCGACAAAATAACGCTTATTTGGTATCCTGATCCCATGATCAGAAAATCGCTTCCGGAAATGAGACCTCAACTATGGGAAGAATACAGTCAGCTTGTTGAGGAATACAGCAGGCTGGATTTTGTTATAAATGATGAAAATATTAATAGCAATACGGCAGTAGTGATGGCAGATGCTTATTATGGAGATCCCGGACCATATGTTGAGGAATGCAGGCGATTGGGGAAACCGGTTATGATAGAAGACTGCTCAATAGTCAGCGGTGATTAA
- a CDS encoding DUF3880 domain-containing protein, translating to MKCLLVRTKDLALNDLAWGASDAGHECRSLSIDCKTLDFDDNVIRFLTDYLDGYHADLVFTMNFSPSVSNACQQKGIPYASWLYDVPLQSLYSKEAFNDVNYFFHFDKKDIEIQKNRGLKNMFYLPLAANVSRMGQLNITSDDESNYSCDISFVGGQYADGRFAYYRDHLPLKFQNELNRIAYNAIDIWDGKDRIRNSMSEELINEMVKLSDEIPQDVLGMSNRQYFEEVILTHAIAYTERRLMLERIRDLNPRWYGSGADEKDWIAGIQYLPWLYYEDTLPKAYNLSKINLSISIHSISSGVPLRVFDIMGAGGFILTNYQPELDELFENGKEIFCYHNFDEMREICKFFLTHEDARLNVLLAGYKRINKEYNYKEAVIKIICKIFH from the coding sequence ATGAAATGTCTACTTGTAAGAACCAAGGATCTGGCCTTAAATGATCTCGCATGGGGCGCTTCTGACGCCGGTCATGAATGCAGATCATTAAGCATAGACTGCAAAACACTTGATTTTGATGATAATGTGATTAGATTCCTGACAGATTATCTTGACGGCTATCATGCTGACCTTGTTTTTACAATGAATTTTTCCCCATCTGTATCCAATGCCTGTCAGCAAAAAGGAATTCCCTATGCATCATGGCTGTATGACGTCCCACTTCAATCACTCTACAGCAAAGAAGCTTTTAATGACGTCAATTATTTTTTTCATTTCGATAAAAAGGATATAGAAATTCAGAAAAACAGAGGACTGAAAAATATGTTTTACCTGCCCCTTGCTGCCAATGTTTCACGAATGGGGCAATTAAATATCACCTCTGATGATGAATCAAACTATTCCTGTGATATTTCATTTGTAGGTGGACAATATGCAGATGGCAGGTTTGCCTATTACCGAGATCATCTCCCCTTAAAATTCCAGAATGAACTTAACCGTATTGCATATAATGCCATAGATATCTGGGATGGAAAAGACCGGATCAGAAATAGCATGTCTGAGGAACTCATCAATGAAATGGTCAAACTCTCTGATGAAATTCCACAGGATGTCCTCGGAATGTCTAACAGACAATATTTTGAAGAAGTAATCCTGACCCATGCTATTGCCTACACAGAACGCAGACTCATGCTTGAGCGGATCCGTGACCTTAATCCCAGATGGTACGGTTCAGGTGCTGATGAAAAAGATTGGATTGCCGGTATACAGTATCTTCCATGGCTTTATTACGAAGACACCTTACCAAAGGCATACAACCTTTCCAAAATAAACCTGTCGATATCCATTCACAGTATTTCATCCGGTGTTCCACTAAGAGTATTTGACATAATGGGTGCTGGTGGTTTTATTTTAACGAATTATCAACCTGAACTAGATGAATTATTTGAAAATGGTAAAGAAATTTTCTGTTACCACAATTTTGACGAAATGCGAGAAATATGCAAATTTTTCCTGACCCACGAAGATGCTCGATTGAATGTATTATTGGCAGGCTACAAACGTATAAATAAAGAATACAACTATAAGGAAGCTGTAATTAAAATAATTTGTAAAATTTTTCATTAA
- the fliD gene encoding flagellar filament capping protein FliD, whose translation MANRITGLNSGLDTETLITALTSRYQTKVDTLKGNQKKLSWKQDKWKELNKEIMSFYNSSTFSELRYTSGYNSKTTSVSDSSVATVTTSSNAINTTQTLSVSSLAKAGYLTGGSITNATSDTAPSTTGSFYVKVGDDVTKIDIESADTMSSIASKLNNVNGITASFDENNHRFYIGSSKMGDAGNFEIYSGYDSSTGTTSGEGDDSAILVALGLNYNTDSGTYDGKKIDGTDAQITLNGASYKSSNNSFEINGLAITVNQTTDSNVTLSTTTDTSGIYDNIKKFLKEYNTLINKMDALYNADSADSYKMLTDEQKDAMSDSEIEDWENKIKSALLRKDTSLYDTSQAMKMAMASSFTVNGKELSLSYFGIDTLGYFEAEENERYAYHIAGDSDDEYTSSKDDVLKTMIQTDPDTVSSFFMQLTRNLSTKMYDQMKGTQYKSAFTVYEDKLMASNYSSYNTKISEAEDELTAKQDYYYNKFAAMETALSKINSNSSAFASLIGGTYSSV comes from the coding sequence ATGGCTAACAGGATAACGGGACTTAACTCCGGGTTAGATACTGAGACCCTGATAACCGCTCTCACAAGCCGTTATCAGACAAAAGTAGATACACTCAAGGGAAATCAGAAGAAACTTTCATGGAAACAGGATAAGTGGAAAGAACTGAATAAAGAGATAATGTCTTTTTATAACAGTTCCACTTTTTCAGAGCTCCGATATACCTCAGGTTATAATAGTAAAACAACTAGTGTGAGTGATTCGAGCGTGGCAACGGTCACAACATCTTCAAATGCGATAAATACGACTCAGACATTGTCTGTAAGCTCTCTTGCGAAGGCAGGATATCTTACAGGAGGCAGTATTACTAATGCCACATCGGACACAGCACCGTCTACAACAGGTTCTTTTTATGTAAAGGTTGGGGACGATGTAACTAAAATAGATATAGAGAGTGCTGATACAATGTCCTCTATAGCGAGCAAATTAAACAATGTGAACGGTATAACCGCTAGCTTTGATGAAAATAACCATCGGTTTTATATTGGCTCAAGTAAGATGGGAGATGCTGGAAACTTTGAGATTTATAGCGGTTATGACAGTAGCACAGGCACCACAAGCGGTGAGGGTGATGATAGTGCAATTTTAGTTGCATTGGGGCTTAATTACAATACAGATAGCGGAACCTATGATGGCAAGAAGATTGACGGCACAGATGCCCAAATTACTCTTAACGGTGCATCATATAAATCTTCAAATAACAGTTTTGAAATCAATGGACTGGCAATTACTGTTAATCAGACCACAGATAGCAATGTTACTCTTTCTACTACGACAGATACAAGTGGAATATATGATAACATTAAGAAATTCCTTAAAGAGTATAATACATTGATAAATAAGATGGATGCTCTGTATAATGCGGATTCTGCTGACAGCTACAAGATGCTTACCGATGAACAGAAGGATGCTATGAGCGATTCCGAGATAGAGGATTGGGAGAACAAGATTAAATCTGCTCTTCTAAGGAAAGATACCAGCCTTTACGATACCAGTCAGGCAATGAAGATGGCTATGGCTTCATCATTTACAGTCAATGGCAAGGAATTGTCACTTTCATACTTTGGAATAGATACTCTTGGATATTTTGAGGCAGAGGAAAATGAAAGATATGCTTATCACATTGCCGGAGACTCTGATGACGAGTATACATCTTCTAAAGATGATGTATTGAAGACCATGATCCAGACGGATCCTGATACTGTATCTAGTTTCTTCATGCAGCTTACAAGGAATCTTTCCACAAAGATGTATGATCAGATGAAGGGAACACAGTATAAATCAGCCTTTACTGTTTATGAGGACAAGCTGATGGCAAGTAATTACAGCTCCTATAATACTAAAATATCAGAAGCTGAGGACGAACTGACTGCAAAACAGGACTATTATTATAATAAGTTTGCAGCAATGGAGACAGCACTAAGCAAGATAAATTCAAATTCATCTGCTTTTGCAAGTCTTATTGGAGGAACTTATTCAAGTGTTTGA
- the fliW gene encoding flagellar assembly protein FliW, whose product MKLVTRNFGEIEIEDTKIVNFPKGIVGFPNLQNFTLINDSEKENSPIKWFQSIEEPQFAMPVIDPLLVKADFNPEVDNDKVSLIGEWESEDILVLVTITVPHDIEKMTVNLKGPFIINTKTMKAVQTIIEDDDYDIKFPIYGILKKMKEEAGK is encoded by the coding sequence ATGAAACTTGTAACAAGGAATTTTGGAGAAATAGAAATCGAAGACACAAAGATAGTTAATTTCCCCAAGGGAATTGTAGGTTTTCCGAATTTACAGAATTTTACTTTGATAAATGACAGTGAAAAGGAGAACAGTCCTATAAAATGGTTTCAGTCAATTGAGGAGCCTCAGTTTGCCATGCCGGTTATTGATCCGCTGCTGGTAAAAGCAGATTTTAACCCTGAAGTTGATAATGATAAGGTATCGCTTATCGGAGAGTGGGAAAGTGAGGATATTCTTGTCCTTGTTACTATAACCGTACCTCATGATATAGAGAAGATGACGGTTAATTTAAAAGGACCTTTTATTATCAATACAAAGACTATGAAAGCAGTACAGACCATAATCGAGGATGATGACTATGATATTAAATTTCCCATATATGGGATATTGAAAAAGATGAAGGAAGAAGCCGGGAAATAA
- a CDS encoding LicD family protein: MKRCWAAGMQTIADMSKVCERHNIQWFAFCGTLLGGVRHHGFIPWDDDVDIAMKRADYMRFLQYAPYELPSFYTVETYDEYDYNDMQNYVADYDGITRINTSRLPDFNPEHMNYFHGFPYPSGIDLYPLDYISDNPEEDSIMKELHKLLNYIRLKIKEKADENHNLDFLRWENIEEDVKEKVYEIEELLGQEMDKNGDILIQLDMLLDAVSSMFAGTGSDRLAFLRHYIYKDGNFVFREKWFEKQVKIPFESGVIYAPDGFDEVLKVNYGANYMIPSTVSVHEYPYYKKWEARVKEYAESNPEISEIMSAYYYPDIEDRGLNGQRAI; the protein is encoded by the coding sequence ATGAAAAGGTGTTGGGCAGCGGGAATGCAGACAATAGCTGATATGTCCAAAGTATGTGAAAGGCATAATATCCAATGGTTCGCCTTTTGTGGGACTTTGCTTGGCGGAGTGAGGCATCACGGCTTTATTCCGTGGGATGATGATGTGGATATAGCAATGAAACGTGCGGACTACATGAGGTTTCTGCAGTATGCGCCCTATGAACTGCCATCTTTTTATACGGTGGAAACCTATGATGAGTATGATTACAATGACATGCAGAATTATGTTGCAGATTATGATGGAATTACAAGGATCAATACCTCACGTCTCCCAGACTTTAATCCTGAACACATGAACTATTTTCATGGTTTTCCATATCCTTCCGGGATCGATCTCTATCCTCTTGATTACATTTCTGATAATCCGGAAGAGGACAGCATAATGAAAGAACTTCATAAGCTTCTTAATTATATACGTCTGAAAATAAAAGAAAAGGCAGATGAGAACCATAACCTTGATTTTCTGAGGTGGGAAAATATTGAAGAGGATGTCAAGGAAAAAGTATATGAAATCGAAGAGCTGCTGGGACAGGAAATGGATAAAAACGGAGATATCCTGATACAGCTTGATATGCTGTTGGACGCAGTGAGTTCTATGTTTGCAGGAACAGGTTCAGACAGGCTTGCCTTTTTAAGGCATTATATATATAAAGATGGGAATTTTGTGTTCAGAGAAAAATGGTTTGAAAAGCAGGTAAAAATTCCTTTTGAAAGTGGGGTTATTTACGCTCCGGATGGATTTGATGAGGTTTTGAAGGTTAATTATGGAGCGAATTATATGATACCTTCTACGGTAAGCGTGCATGAATATCCGTATTATAAAAAATGGGAAGCCAGGGTAAAGGAATATGCGGAAAGTAATCCGGAGATTTCTGAAATAATGTCTGCATATTATTATCCGGATATAGAGGACAGGGGATTAAATGGACAAAGAGCTATATGA
- a CDS encoding DUF3880 domain-containing protein, translated as MSIISDIHSINIVYVGFNDMGIHNLLWGILELGLNCRVYDIEHCTSDSPEDYEKLITFVKESPTDLLISQNYSPTVSNVCDKLSIPYAAWTYDMPLTSLHHASIFNNCNFIFSFDKFQTDFLIRKGMANVYHLPLAANLTRSSLITISSEDEERFGSDLSFIGNIQHKGWDDKFNDYMKVLPENDRQHLSQIKKDTFGIWDGRNRIHESFTDTLLSDFRSHTINKPEIDEQLYYETVISYHISFLERVQMLKSLIPYNIRHYTQTAYSDLEGLNSYPSLDYESELPKAYFLTKINMSSTLRSIPSGVPLRVFDILSMCSFCLTNYQPEIDDLFEAGKDLIVYKSLDEIPSLVDYYLRHDDERLKIAANGYKKVSSCYTWAIGVEKILRTVFRLS; from the coding sequence ATGTCAATTATTTCAGATATTCATTCAATTAATATTGTCTATGTTGGTTTTAATGATATGGGAATACACAATTTATTATGGGGCATTTTAGAACTGGGACTAAACTGCCGTGTTTATGATATTGAACACTGCACATCAGACTCTCCTGAGGATTATGAAAAACTTATAACATTTGTAAAGGAATCCCCAACTGATCTGCTTATATCTCAAAATTATTCTCCAACGGTTTCCAACGTATGTGATAAACTTTCAATACCATACGCTGCATGGACTTATGATATGCCGCTAACCTCTTTACACCATGCCAGTATATTTAATAATTGCAATTTTATTTTTTCTTTTGATAAATTTCAGACAGATTTTTTAATACGCAAAGGGATGGCAAACGTATACCATCTTCCTCTTGCTGCAAATCTTACACGTTCCAGCCTCATAACTATCAGTTCAGAGGATGAAGAAAGATTCGGATCTGATCTGTCCTTCATTGGAAATATCCAGCATAAAGGGTGGGATGATAAATTTAATGATTACATGAAAGTCCTGCCTGAAAATGACCGCCAACATCTTTCACAAATAAAGAAAGATACTTTTGGAATATGGGATGGCCGAAACAGGATTCATGAATCATTTACAGATACTCTCCTGTCAGATTTTAGAAGCCATACTATAAATAAGCCTGAAATTGATGAACAGCTTTACTATGAGACAGTGATATCTTATCATATATCCTTCCTCGAACGTGTACAGATGCTGAAAAGTCTTATACCATATAATATACGCCATTATACACAAACTGCATATAGTGACTTGGAAGGTCTCAATTCCTATCCCTCTCTGGACTATGAAAGCGAATTGCCAAAAGCGTATTTCCTTACCAAGATAAATATGTCCTCAACTCTTCGTTCTATTCCATCAGGAGTTCCTCTCAGGGTTTTTGATATCTTATCCATGTGCAGTTTCTGCCTGACCAATTATCAGCCCGAAATAGATGATCTTTTTGAAGCCGGAAAGGATTTAATCGTCTATAAAAGCCTTGATGAAATACCTTCTCTCGTTGATTACTATCTTCGGCATGATGATGAACGGCTGAAAATAGCTGCAAACGGATATAAAAAGGTAAGCAGCTGCTATACCTGGGCAATTGGTGTTGAAAAAATACTCAGAACGGTTTTCCGGCTTTCATGA